The Humulus lupulus chromosome 4, drHumLupu1.1, whole genome shotgun sequence genome has a window encoding:
- the LOC133831819 gene encoding uncharacterized protein LOC133831819 yields MDAILGIQELEIIEDADIESTKLNTDLSQDVLFGKHASTPILRSPIIEQPIVRSSGESPKGVNPNLNQGRKVGVKIEPEDIAEEINFWQPSIVCYVVGANPLVSILDGFVRRLWKENVDKVGVLSRGVFIIRFHNLDFRDRVLNGGYLFLGKKPLVMKPWNSVDDFTKEDITVVPTWIQLGGLNIKYWGEKSIFKIVGQVGRPIQVDNITKYRDRLYYPRILIEISMDQQFPAIISFLNEFDQEIDLQVEYEWIPIICKSCSGIGHEAQVCRRRNQGKQVYVPKQLKSDPNLVQPVVDEEGFQRANKGVRVPVVSAPATVMTNQYAILTEEQEEE; encoded by the exons ATGGATGCAATTCTGGGGATACAAGAGTTGGAAATTATCGAGGATGCAGATATAGAGTCTACGAAGTTGAACACGGATCTGTCACAA GATGTGTTGTTTGGTAAGCATGCTTCTACTCCAATTTTGAGATCTCCTATAATTGAACAACCTATTGTACGATCTAGTGGAGAATCGCCAAAAGGAGTAAATCCTAATTTGAACCAGGGGAGGAAAGTTGGTGTCAAGATTGAACCTGAGGATATCGCTGAGGAGATTAACTTTTGGCAGCCTTCTATTGTTTGCTATGTTGTGGGAGCTAATCCTCTGGTTAGTATTTTGGATGGATTTGTAAGGAGGCTTTGGAAGGAAAATGTGGACAAAGTAGGAGTACTCTCACGAGGTGTTTTCATCATTCGATTCCACAATTTGGACTTCCGTGATCGAGTTCTTAATGGTGGGTATTTGTTTCTTGGCAAGAAGCCACTAGTAATGAAGCCATGGAACTCGGTTGATGATTTTACAAAGGAGGATATTACTGTAGTTCCTACTTGGATTCAACTGGGAGGATTGAACATTAAGTATTGGGGTGAGAAATCTATTTTCAAGATTGTGGGGCAAGTAGGGCGGCCAATTCAAGTAGATAACATCACCAAATATAGAGATAGACTCTATTATCCTCGCATTCTTATTGAGATCAGTATGGATCAACAATTTCCAGCAATAATCAGTTTCTTGAATGAGTTTGACCAGGAAATTGATTTGCAAGTAGAGTATGAATGGATTCCAATTATCTGTAAGAGCTGTTCTGGGATTGGGCATGAGGCTCAAGTATGTAGAAGGAGGAATCAAGGGAAACAAGTATATGTTCCTAAACAATTGAAGTCTGATCCGAATTTGGTGCAGCCAGTAGTAGACGAGGAAGGTTTTCAGCGAGCAAACAAGGGAGTCAGGGTGCCAGTTGTTTCTGCACCAGCAACGGTTATGACAAACCAGTATGCTATCCTGACAGAGGAACAAGAGGAAGAATGA
- the LOC133831818 gene encoding 1-aminocyclopropane-1-carboxylate oxidase homolog 3-like: protein MYSLWWLCRDILVEYSKQVMKVGFFLFELISEALGLNPNHLNDIDCAEGQLFFCHYYPPCPQPELTMGATKHAGMDFLTVLLQDDIGGLQVLIDNKWIDVPHQPGALVVNIGDLLQLITNDRFKSVEHRVLASHLGPRISIASFFCTGVIPTSKLYGPIKELSENNPPKYRETIVKDYIAYFGTKGLDGTRLLDHFKLTKTE, encoded by the exons atgtactCACTGTGGTGGCTTTGTAGAGACATACTTGTGGAGTACTCGAAGCAAGTAATGAAAGTAGGATTTTTTCTGTTCGAGTTGATCTCTGAGGCTCTCGGGCTGAATCCAAATCACTTGAACGACATAGATTGCGCAGAAGGTCAACTATTCTTTTGCCATTACTATCCACCATGCCCGCAGCCAGAACTAACTATGGGAGCAACCAAGCATGCTGGTATGGACTTCCTTACTGTGCTGCTTCAAGATGACATTGGTGGTCTACAAGTTCTCATTGACAATAAATGGATTGATGTTCCCCATCAACCTGGAGCTCTGGTGGTAAATATTGGAGATCTTCTTCAG CTTATAACGAATGATAGATTCAAAAGTGTTGAGCATCGAGTTTTGGCGAGCCATTTGGGTCCCAGAATATCTATTGCAAGCTTTTTTTGCACAGGTGTAATTCCAACCTCAAAACTGTATGGACCCATTAAAGAGTTATCAGAAAATAACCCCCCAAAGTACAGAGAAACTATTGTGAAGGACTATATTGCTTATTTTGGTACAAAAGGCCTTGATGGGACTAGGCTCTTGGATCACTTCAAGCTCACCAAAACAGAATGA
- the LOC133829824 gene encoding probable hexosyltransferase MUCI70: MEKETQRSMSFRTNRRGERSNHSSHSKDVEGGKLHQDYHMKIVWKKGFIRLFLVGGILWMFLILFASLIHIWSCHSSITFVSGMCNKESKVFTMWSNIGLVSNSQSQHRCPIPVVSDPEKIVIPEGRTPDKIVKKLSFVTKDGHSNNGSQSTPLFGGLESWAQREDSFKLKPSMKVHCGFIKGGGADMSVEDINYVKKCRFVVASGIFDGYDIPHQPSILSRRSKKLFCFLMVVDEISLDFIKGNVTVKEDAKGGKWVGIWRLILLKHPPYDEPRRNGKVPKIITHRLFPEAQYSIWIDGKMELLVDPLLMLERYLWRGKNTFAIAQHKHHHSIYEEADANKRRKRYARPLLDLHMKIYRYEGMEPWSPKKKTVSDVPEGAIIIREHTAMSNLFSCLWFNEVDLFTPRDQLSFGYVVYRLKGMFEFFMFPNCEYNSLFVLHPHIREHSSRIEWVTNWDQLKGNAKISNKGKDWDQASGSKDNLVESRGGLGLWTPYPGNLDAVVLPPVVRASKAG; this comes from the exons ATGGAGAAAGAGACTCAGCGTTCGATGTCTTTCCGCACAAACCGTAGAGGCGAGCGAAGTAATCATAGCTCGCATTCTAAAG ATGTTGAAGGTGGAAAGTTGCATCAAGATTATCACATGAAGATTGTTTGGAAGAAGGGTTTTATTCGGTTGTTTCTTGTAGGGGGGATCTTATGGATGTTTCTTATTCTTTTCGCATCTTTGATTCATATCTGGTCCTGCCATTCTTCTATCACATTTGTTTCAG GTATGTGTAACAAAGAGAGCAAGGTTTTCACAATGTGGAGCAACATAGGACTTGTATCAAACTCACAATCCCAACACC GGTGTCCAATTCCCGTTGTGAGCGATCCTGAGAAAATAGTTATTCCAGAAGGAAGAACTCCTgacaaaattgtaaaaaaattgtCTTTTGTTACAAAGGATGGGCATTCAAATAACGGATCTCAGAGTACTCCACTGTTTGGAGGACTCGAAAGCTGGGCCCAAAGAGAAGATAGTTTCAAGCTAAAACCATCAATGAAG GTTCACTGTGGATTTATTAAAGGTGGTGGGGCTGACATGTCTGTTGAAGATATcaattatgtcaagaaatgcagATTTGTGGTTGCTTCTGGCATCTTTGATGGTTATGATATTCCACATCAGCCTTCAATTCTAAGTCGTCGTTCTAAAAAACTATTCTGTTTTCTTATGGTAGTCGATGAGATCTCTCTTGATTTTATAAAGGGAAATGTTACTGTTAAGGAGGATGCGAAGGGGGGAAAATGGGTTGGTATTTGGCGTCTCATTCTATTGAAACATCCGCCTTATGATGAGCCAAGAAGGAATGGGAAGGTTCCGAAGATTATAACCCACCGACTGTTCCCTGAAGCACAGTACAGCATCTGGATTGATGGTAAAATGGAGCTATTAGTTGATCCATTGCTAATGCTAGAGAG ATACTTATGGCGTGGAAAAAATACGTTTGCCATTGCTCAGCATAAGCATCATCACAGTATATATGAGGAAGCTGACGCAAACAAGCGAAGGAAGCGATATGCTCGGCCTCTTCTTGATCTTCACATGAAAATTTATCGCTACGAAGGAATGGAGCCATGGAGTCCCAAAAAGAAAACAGTTAGTG ATGTGCCGGAAGGAGCCATCATCATACGGGAACATACTGCTATGAGTAATCTGTTTAGTTGTTTGTGGTTCAATGAGGTTGACCTCTTCACTCCAAGAGACCAACTGAGTTTTGGTTATGTAGTGTACAGATTAAAGGGTATGTTCGAGTTCTTTATGTTTCCAAATTGTGAGTACAATTCCCTGTTCGTGTTGCATCCACACATACGGGAGCATTCTTCTCGAATAGAGTGGGTAACAAATTGGGATCAGCTTAAAGGAAATGCTAAGATTTCAAATAAGGGTAAGGATTGGGACCAAGCTAGTGGGAGCAAGGATAATTTGGTTGAGAGCAGAGGAGGGTTAGGCTTGTGGACTCCTTATCCAGGGAACCTGGATGCAGTTGTTCTTCCCCCAGTAGTAAGAGCATCCAAAGCCGGCTGA